From the Periophthalmus magnuspinnatus isolate fPerMag1 chromosome 1, fPerMag1.2.pri, whole genome shotgun sequence genome, one window contains:
- the LOC117370360 gene encoding solute carrier family 22 member 7-like: protein MKFDNILAEVNGFGGFQIRTMLLLVIARITLPFHFILNNFIAAIPGHHCNVTALEVSDAFSNLSLAQKIKIAIPVREDGEPNSCEMFPEAQYSFLFNSTNVSSSVTVPCQNGWVYDKTTFESTLATEWDLVCDNIRLNKAIVTIFFTGVMLGSAMFGYLSDRFGRKKTLLLSYIVAATFGFASAYTNNFATFSIMRFFTGCGLAGISIITVVLCIEWVDIKHRTLVSVILSLDWSLGMILLPIIAYFVNDWRNLIAATTSPLLMAIICLWWVPESARWLISNGKVKRAHYYLSRCAKVNHRDKFMSELNPEALSKVIIVEDENRKYSYVDLVKTPTLRRIALFTGIVWFGLACSYYGISLNIEGFGVNLHLTQFIYSAIEVPSKLLVFFTVNRVGRRFCQSGTLTMTGLCIFINMFIPKEKGLVRTALGALGKMFSEGAFTCVYLFTTELYPTVVRQNGLGYSSFMARIGVSVSPMILLLEEFWVHLPSTVFCVLAFAAGLVAVLLPETRNVRLPETIEDVEQTRKRSICTLDGNFSSVLIIIISFIGRFTMPCHFMLNNFIGAVPAHHCDYSYLDQNERFRNLTPVQKLAWDLVCDKKGKNKATATIFFIGVMFGAMTFGLLSDRLGRRIPLLLSYVSGMLFAVATAFSTTYVMFAVLRFFTGFCITGIVIVSAVLSVEWVDIEHRKLVGVIDSLSWTFGNTVFPLIAYFVTDWRWLMISVTSPVLLAILTWRWMPESARWLIANGKLTSAQKYLKQCAKMNNRNESIHMVKPEALRCIVVTERRDRTYSYLDLIRIPKLRNLACRTGLLWFCVAIAFYGISFNITGFGLNMYLTQFTYALIELPAKLSAYFLWDRIGRRPVQVGAQFLAALCLAVNIFIPRDMAVIRTVVAVIGKGFSSAAFGTLVLYSSELYPTVLRQNGMGYNSFMARLGVALAPLVLLLEDVWKELPQVILCCAALLGGLVARSLSETRNRCLPETIEDIEKYW, encoded by the exons ATGAAGTTTGACAATATCCTCGCCGAGGTGAATGGTTTTGGTGGATTTCAGATCAGGACTATGCTCTTGCTTGTCATTGCTCGAATTACTTTACCTTTTcacttcattttaaataatttcattgCGGCTATCCCAGGACACCACTGTAATGTCACTGCTTTGGAGGTTAGTGATGCTTTCTCAAATTTATCTTTGGCTCAGAAAATCAAGATTGCAATTCCTGTCCGTGAAGATGGAGAACCAAACTCATGTGAAATGTTTCCAGAGGCACAATATTCTTTTTTGTTTAACTCTACAAATGTAAGTAGTTCAGTCACGGTGCCATGTCAGAATGGATGGGTTTATGACAAGACCACCTTCGAGTCTACCCTGGCCACTGAG TGGGATCTTGTTTGTGACAACATCAGACTTAACAAAGCCATTGTTACAATCTTCTTCACTGGAGTGATGCTTGGGTCAGCGATGTTTGGCTATCTCAGTGACAG ATTTGGCAGGAAGAAAACACTTCTATTGTCTTACATTGTTGCCGCCACATTTGGATTTGCAAGTGCATACACCAACAATTTTGCTACATTTTCCATAATGAGATTCTTCACTGGATGTGGGCTGGCAGGCATCAGCATCATCACTGTGGTACTTT GTATTGAATGGGTGGACATCAAACATCGAACATTAGTGTCTGTGATTCTGAGCTTGGACTGGAGTCTTGGGATGATTTTGTTACCTATTATTGCATACTTTGTGAATGACTGGAGGAATCTTATCGCTGCGACAACAAGCCCACTGCTTATGGCAATAATTTGTTTGTG GTGGGTCCCTGAATCTGCCCGATGGCTCATCAGCAATGGGAAGGTGAAGAGGGCTCACTACTATCTGAGCCGGTGCGCTAAAGTGAACCACAGAGACAAGTTTATGTCTGAGCTAAATCCAGAG gCTCTGAGCAAAGTAATTATCGTTGAAGATGAAAATAGAAAGTACTCCTATGTGGACCTTGTTAAGACCCCCACACTGAGAAGAATAGCACTGTTCACTGGAATTGTGTG GTTTGGACTGGCTTGTAGTTATTATGGGATCAGTCTGAACATAGAAGGTTTTGGTGTAAACCTTCATCTGACACAGTTCATCTACAGTGCTATAGAAGTTCCATCTAAACTGCTGGTCTTTTTCACTGTGAACAGAGTCGGCCGAAGGTTCTGTCAATCAGGAACACTCACTATGACAGGACTGTGCATATTCATCAACATGTTTATACCCAAAG AGAAAGGCCTGGTTCGCACTGCATTGGGGGCACTGGGAAAGATGTTCTCAGAAGGAGCTTTcacatgtgtgtatttgttcaCAACAGAACTCTACCCCACTGTTGTCAG GCAGAATGGACTGGGTTACTCTTCATTTATGGCCCGTATTGGCGTGTCTGTGTCACCCATGATCCTGCTCCTGGAGGAGTTCTGGGTACATTTGCCCAGCACCGTGTTCTGTGTGTTGGCTTTTGCTGCAGGACTTGTAGCTGTTCTTCTCCCAGAGACCAGAAATGTGCGCCTACCAGAAACTATTGAAGATGTAGAACAAACCAG GAAACGGTCAATCTGCACTTTGGATGGCAATTTCTCTTCT GTTCTGATCATTATAATAAGTTTCATTGGTCGCTTCACTATGCCCTGCCACTTTATGCTCAATAACTTCATCGGGGCAGTTCCCGCTCACCACTGCGACTACAGctatttggaccaaaatgaaaGATTTAGGAATTTAACTCCAGTGCAGAAATTAGCT tgggacctgGTGTGTGATAAAAAAGGGAAGAACAAGGCAACAGCTACAATCTTCTTTATCGGAGTTATGTTTGGGGCAATGACCTTTGGCCTTTTAAGCGACAG ACTGGGTCGGAGGATCCCTCTGCTCTTGTCGTATGTGTCTGGGATGCTGTTCGCTGTGGCCACTGCCTTTTCCACAACCTACGTCATGTTTGCAGTGCTGCGCTTCTTCACTGGATTTTGCATCACTGGCATTGTCATTGTTTCAGCTGTCCTGA GTGTGGAGTGGGTTGATATTGAACACAGGAAATTGGTGGGAGTGATCGACAGCCTGTCCTGGACATTTGGGAACACAGTCTTTCCGCTCATTGCATACTTTGTGACTGACTGGAGATGGCTGATGAtaagtgtgacatcacctgtGCTCTTAGCTATTCTCACCTGGAG ATGGATGCCTGAATCTGCCAGATGGCTCATAGCTAATGGGAAACTAACGAGTGCACAGAAATACTTGAAACAATGTGCCAAAATGAACAACCGAAACGAATCAATCCACATGGTAAAGCCAGAG gCACTGCGGTGTATAGTCGTGACTGAAAGAAGAGACCGCACCTACTCCTACCTGGATCTCATACGAATCCCAAAGCTGAGGAACCTGGCCTGTCGCACTGGTCTATTATG GTTTTGTGTCGCAATTGCATTTTACGGCATCAGTTTTAACATCACCGGGTTTGGCCTCAACATGTATCTAACTCAGTTTACCTATGCGCTCATTGAGTTACCAGCCAAACTCTCTGCATACTTTTTATGGGACAGGATTGGGAGACGTCCGGTTCAAGTGGGTGCACAGTTTTTGGCTGCACTTTGTCTTGCTGTCAACATTTTTATCCCAAGAG ACATGGCTGTCATTAGAACTGTGGTGGCAGTTATAGGAAAGGGATTTTCCTCTGCTGCTTTTGGCACACTTGTGTTGTACAGCTCTGAGCTTTATCCCACTGTGTTAAG GCAGAATGGCATGGGTTACAACTCCTTCATGGCCCGGTTAGGCGTGGCGTTGGCCCCCCTTGTCTTGTTACTGGAGGATGTGTGGAAGGAGCTGCCTCAGGTCATCCTGTGCTGTGCGGCTCTACTGGGAGGGCTGGTGGCAAGATCACTTTCAGAGACACGCAACAGGTGCCTCCCAGAGACCATAGAAGATATTGAAAAGTACTGGTAG
- the myoz2b gene encoding myozenin-2b encodes MSQFCTMSDSERKKRAAAICREVHGTNGDTIDLGKKLSTPKDIMLEELSLLSNRGSRLFKMRQRRSDKYTFESIQNEANALLNNDIIDMNTHTVEISVGAPDQQNTTNPEVTVSASATEKLNATASHKSYHSPWEEAILSDPDLAETLKVGMPVPNPRSELPEYKCFNRVATPFGGFEKAPRGITFKLPELDLNPPKYPELQDPGLRRPTFNRTAQGWISEGTHLIVPTITLEPPTVPESDDL; translated from the exons ATGTCACAGTTCTGCACCATGTCGGACAGCGAGAGGAAGAAGCGAGCCGCAGCCATTTGCCGAGAGGTCCATGGTACCAACG GTGACACAATAGACCTGGGGAAGAAGCTCAGCACCCCAAAAGACATCATGCTGGAGGAACTATCTTTGCTCTCTAACAGAGGGTCAAGGCTGTTTAAAATGCGACAGAGAAGATCAGACAAATATACGTTTGAAAGTATCCAAAATGAGGCAAATGCACTGCTCAAT AATGACATTATAGATATGAATACTCACACAGTGGAAATCAGTGTTGGTGCACCAGACCAGCAAAATACTACAAATCCTGAAGTCACTGTCTCAG CCTCAGCAACAGAGAAACTGAATGCTACTGCTTCGCACAAGTCGTACCACTCTCCCTGGGAGGAGGCCATCCTGAGTGACCCTGACCTGGCTGAAACGCTCAAAGTGGGAATGCCTGTCCCTAACCCCAGATCGGAGCTGCCTGAATACAAGTGCTTTAACCG AGTGGCTACACCTTTCGGAGGTTTTGAAAAGGCTCCCAGAGGAATCACGTTCAAACTCCCAGAGCTGGACCTGAACCCGCCCAAGTATCCAGAGCTGCAGGACCCGGGGCTTAGGAGGCCCACCTTCAATAGGACGGCCCAGGGGTGGATCTCAGAGGGCACCCATCTCATCGTGCCCACCATCACCCTGGAGCCACCCACAGTCCCGGAGTCTGATGACCTGTAA
- the dhx15 gene encoding pre-mRNA-splicing factor ATP-dependent RNA helicase DHX15 → MSKRHRLDLGDDYFSSKKRSDGRDRDRDRDREDRSRDRDRDRDRDRERDRERDSKPPSAPSISTGPSLPGLKQMAVNQQINPFTNLPHTPRYYEILKKRLQLPVWEYKESFNDIITRHQSFVLVGETGSGKTTQIPQWCVDMVRGQPGPKRAVACTQPRRVAAMSVAQRVADEMDVMLGQEVGYSIRFEDCSSAKTILKYMTDGMLLREAMNDPLLERYGVIILDEAHERTLATDILMGVLKEVVRQRADLKVIVMSATLDAGKFQVYFDNCPLLTIPGRTHPVEIFYTPEPERDYLEAAIRTVIQIHMCEEDEGDCLLFLTGQEEIDEACKRIKREVDDLGPEVGDIKIIPLYSTLPPQQQQRIFEPPPPRKPNGAIGRKVVVSTNIAETSLTIDGVVFVIDPGFAKQKVYNPRIRVESLLVTAISKASAQQRAGRAGRTRPGKCFRLYTEKAYKTEMQDNTYPEILRSNLGSVVLQLKKLGIDDLVHFDFMDPPAPETLMRALELLNYLAALNDDGDLTELGSMMAEFPLDPQLAKMVIASCEFNCSNEILSITAMLSVPQCFVRPTEAKKAADESKMRFAHIDGDHLTLLNVYHAFKQNHEANQWCYDNFVNYRSLMSADNVRQQLSRIMDRFNLPRRSTEFTSRDYYINIRRALCTGYFMQVAHLERTGHYLTVKDNQVVQLHPSTVLDHKPEWVLYNEFVLTTKNYIRTCTDIKPEWLVKIAPQYYEMSNFPQCEAKRQLERIIAKLECKEYSQY, encoded by the exons gagagacagggaccGTGATCGAGACCGTGAAGATCGTTCCAGGGACAGGGACCGAGACAGAGACCGGGACAGGGAGCGTGATCGAGAGCGAGACTCGAAGCCCCCCAGTGCCCCCTCCATAAGTACTGGCCCCAGTCTGCCTGGCCTCAAGCAGATGGCTGTGAACCAGCAGATAAACCCTTTCACAAACCTGCCTCATACACCCCGTTACTATGAAATCCTGAAGAAGAGGTTACAGCTACCTGTATGGGAATATAAGGAAAGCTtcaatgacatcatcacacgtCACCAGAGCTTTGTTCTTGTTGGAGAAACAGGATCTGGAAAAACAACACAG ATTCCTCAGTGGTGTGTGGATATGGTGAGAGGCCAGCCTGGTCCTAAGAGAGCAGTGGCCTGTACCCAGCCCAGAAGAGTGGCCGCCATGAGTGTGGCACAAAGAGTCGCAGATGAAATGGATGTGATGCTCGGTCAGGAAGTGGGCTACTCCATTAGATTTGAAGACTGCAGCTCTGCTAAgactattttgaa GTACATGACTGATGGTATGCTACTTAGAGAGGCTATGAATGATCCCCTGCTGGAGCGTTATGGTGTCATCATTTTGGATGAGGCTCACGAGAGAACCCTTGCAACAGATATCTTGATGGGTGTACTTAAGGAGGTGGTGCGCCAGAGAGCGGATCTAAAG GTTATTGTTATGAGCGCAACACTAGATGCTGGCAAGTTTCAAGTCTACTTTGATAACTGCCCTCTGTTGACCATTCCTGGTCGTACACATCCTGTAGAAATATTCTACACACCTGAGCCAGAGAGGGACTACCTCGAGGCAGCTATACGCACAGTCATCCAAATTCATATGTGTGAGGAAGATGAAGGAGATTGCCTTCTGTTTCTCACTGGTCAAGAG GAAATCGATGAGGCCTGCAAAAGGATCAAGCGTGAGGTTGATGATCTGGGACCTGAAGTTGGTGATATTAAAATCATTCCACTGTATTCTACATTgccaccacagcagcagcaacGGATCTTTGAACCTCCGCCACCAAGAAAACCTAATGGGGCAATAGGAAGAAAG GTTGTGGTGTCAACAAACATTGCAGAAACATCTTTGACAATTGATGGGGTTGTATTTGTGATAGACCCCGGTTTTGCCAAACAAAAG GTGTACAATCCCCGAATCAGAGTTGAGTCCCTGTTGGTCACAGCCATCAGTAAAGCTTCTGCCCAGCAGAGGGCAGGACGAGCTGGTAGAACCCGCCCAGGCAAATGTTTCCGACTCTACACTGAAAAGGCCTATAAAACAGAGATGCAG GACAACACGTATCCTGAGATTCTTCGCTCTAACTTGGGCTCAGTTGTGCTGCAGCTGAAAAAACTAGGTATTGATGACCTTGTTCACTTTGACTTCATGGATCCTCCAG cacCTGAGACACTGATGAGGGCACTCGAGCTGCTGAATTATTTAGCTGCTCTTAACGACGATGGTGACCTGACAGAACTGGGCTCCATGATGGCGGAGTTCCCTTTAGACCCTCAACTGGCAAAGATGGTCATCGCCAGCTGCGAGTTTAACTGCTCTAATGAGATTCTGTCCATCACCGCTATGCTGTCAG tcccacaGTGTTTTGTCCGCCCCACGGAGGCTAAGAAGGCTGCCGATGAGTCCAAGATGAGGTTTGCCCACATCGATGGAGACCACCTGACACTGCTCAATGTCTATCATGCTTTCAAACAAA ACCACGAGGCTAACCAGTGGTGCTATGACAACTTTGTAAATTACCGTTCGCTGATGTCTGCTGACAACGTTAGGCAGCAGCTCTCCCGTATTATGGATCGATTCAACCTGCCTCGCCGTAGCACTGAGTTCACCAGCAGAGACTACTACATCAACATCCGCAGAGCTCTCTGCACTGGATACTTCATGCAG GTAGCTCATTTGGAGCGCACAGGACATTATCTCACTGTTAAAGACAACCAGGTGGTCCAGTTGCACCCATCCACAGTTCTAGACCACAAGCCTGAGTGGGTGCTCTACAATGAGTTTGTCCTCACTACTAAGAACTATATCCGCACTTGCACAGATATCAAACCTGAATG GTTGGTTAAGATTGCCCCTCAGTACTACGAAATGAGTAACTTCCCTCAATGTGAAGCTAAAAGACAGCTAGAGAGAATCATTGCCAAACTAGAGTGCAAAGAGTACTCTCAGTACTGA
- the LOC117370351 gene encoding solute carrier family 22 member 7-like — MVKFEDLLGDINGFGRFQVLIIIISFIGRFTMPCHFMLNNFIGAVPAHHCDYSYLDQNERFRNLTPVQKLAVSIPMGNDGKPSSCRMFEELQYHLLLNSTNMNYSGVSTVPCSQGWIYDNTTFKSTLTSQWDLVCDKKGKNKATATIFFIGVMFGAMTFGLLSDRCGVG; from the exons ATGGTGAAGTTTGAGGACCTTCTTGGTGATATAAACGGCTTTGGGAGATTCCAGGTTCTGATCATTATAATAAGTTTCATTGGTCGCTTCACTATGCCCTGCCACTTTATGCTCAATAACTTCATCGGGGCAGTTCCCGCTCACCACTGCGACTACAGctatttggaccaaaatgaaaGATTTAGGAATTTAACTCCAGTGCAGAAATTAGCTGTTAGTATTCCAATGGGAAATGATGGAAAACCAAGTTCTTGTAGGATGTTTGAAGAGCTTCAGTATCATCTGCTGTTAAATTCTACAAATATGAATTACTCTGGTGTCTCCACTGTGCCTTGTTCTCAAGGATGGATTTATGATAACACGACCTTCAAGTCTACTCTAACTTCACAG tgggacctgGTGTGTGATAAAAAAGGGAAGAACAAGGCAACAGCTACAATCTTCTTTATCGGAGTTATGTTTGGGGCAATGACCTTTGGCCTTTTAAGCGACAG GTGTGGAGTGGGTTGA
- the LOC117379251 gene encoding solute carrier family 22 member 7-like, with product MTSTDRCKSDPALPFFRGLWQRPAFLSRITLPCHFLLNNFMAAVPSHHCNISALDDGGLFQNLTLDQQLTVGVPLSAHGGSPSSCRMYSSPQYHLMSGFNSSNNTLDVECQNGWVYDNSTFKSTIATEWDLVCSRKGMNKATATIFFTGVMCGAPLFGFLSDRFGRRCLLLVSYICSLTFAILSAFSTSYVMFSVMRFFNGMSLAGISIISIVLNVEWFSIEHRTFSGIIIGLDWTIGNWLLVLLAYLVTDWRMLILVVSAPLLLAVFAWRWLPESARWLMANGKADEAYYYIKKCAEMNNRAKCLSTITPKTLLEVAETETRDKKYTIISLFKTPGIRKLAISSGIMWFGVAFTYYGISLNITGFGLNPYLTQFIFATIEMPMKIGVYFFLEKIGRKPGEIFTLITTGLCLFINIFVTQDKWLVRTIVAVLGKAMSEASFTIAFLYTTELYPTVVRQNGLGYTSFLARLGVSISPLIVLLDDVWHLLPSVIYCAVAVGSGLVAFMLPETLNRRLPEFIEDIEKPRMESKRQKEIH from the exons ATGACCTCTACTGACAGGTGCAAGAGCGACCCTGCGCTTCCATTCTTCCGGGGGCTCTGGCAGAGACCTGCG TTTCTTTCTCGGATCACCTTGCCATGCCATTTTCTGCTGAATAATTTTATGGCGGCAGTTCCATCTCATCACTGCAACATTAGCGCTCTAGATGACGGAGGCCTCTTCCAGAACCTAACTTTGGACCAACAACTCACTGTGGGGGTCCCCCTGAGCGCCCATGGGGGTTCTCCGAGCTCCTGCAGGATGTATTCTAGTCCTCAATATCACCTTATGTCTGGATTCAACAGTAGCAATAATACGCTCGATGTGGAGTGTCAGAACGGATGGGTCTACGACAacagcacttttaaatctaCTATAGCCACAGAG TGGGATCTGGTGTGTAGCCGAAAGGGGATGAACAAAGCAACAGCGACAATCTTTTTCACTGGGGTGATGTGTGGAGCACCTCTGTTTGGATTTCTAAGTGACAG ATTTGGTCGCCGCTGCCTTTTGCTTGTATCCTACATATGCTCACTGACATTTGCTATTTTAAGTGCCTTTTCCACATCCTATGTCATGTTTTCAGTCATGAGGTTTTTCAATGGGATGTCCCTGGCTGGAATAAGTATAATTTCTATAGTTCTAA ATGTGGAGTGGTTCAGTATTGAACACAGGACGTTCTCTGGTATTATCATAGGCTTGGATTGGACCATTGGAAACTGGCTTCTGGTGTTACTGGCGTACCTTGTCACTGACTGGAGAATGCTCATCTTGGTGGTGTCTGCACCTCTTCTGCTGGCTGTATTTGCGTGGAG gTGGCTTCCTGAGTCTGCTAGATGGCTGATGGCCAATGGGAAGGCTGATGAggcatattattatattaagaaGTGTGCTGAGATGAACAACAGGGCTAAATGTTTGTCTACAATTACACCAAAG ACATTATTAGAAGTTGCAGAAACTGAAACAAGAGACAAGAAGTATACTATCATAAGCCTTTTTAAAACCCCAGGCATTAGAAAGCTAGCTATCAGTTCTGGGATAATGTG GTTTGGAGTTGCTTTTACATACTATGGAATAAGCCTGAATATTACTGGGTTTGGACTGAATCCCTACCTCACACAGTTTATCTTTGCAACAATCGAGATGCCCATGAAGATTGGAGTTTATTTCTTCTTGGAGAAAATTGGTCGAAAACCTGGAGAGATATTTACGCTGATCACGACTGGGCTGTGTCTCTTTATTAACATATTTGTCACACAAG ATAAATGGCTGGTTCGCACTATTGTGGCAGTTCTGGGGAAGGCTATGTCTGAAGCTTCATTTACAATTGCATTTCTTTATACGACTGAGCTCTATCCCACCGTGGTCAG GCAGAATGGTTTAGGCTACACGTCCTTTTTGGCACGACTGGGCGTGTCCATCTCACCTCTCATCGTCTTATTGGACGATGTCTGGCATCTCCTCCCGTCAGTCATATACTGTGCAGTGGCGGTCGGCTCAGGTCTTGTGGCCTTCATGCTGCCTGAAACATTAAACCGGAGACTCCCCGAGTTTATTGAGGACATTGAGAAACCAAG GATGGAGTCCAAGCGACAAAAAGAAATTCACTAA